In the Sandaracinus amylolyticus genome, TCGGGCGTGAACTGGATGCGCCCGAACCCGAGCCCCATCGTCGCGGCGAGCGCGCGCACCATCAGCGTCTTCGCCGTCCCGGGCACACCCTCGAGCAGCACGTGCCCCTGCGCGAGCAGCGCGACGAGCATGCCCTCGATCGCCTCGTCCTGCCCGACGACCACCTTGCGCACCTCGCGCGCGACGTCGCGCTTGAGGCTCGCGAGCTCCTCGACGTGATCCATGCCGTCCCCTACACCCGTTCGCGCGTCGCGCGCGCGACCTCCGCGTCGATCTCGCGGGTGCGACGCGCGAGATCGATCGTGCCTCCGTGCTTCGACATGATGCGACGCACCGCGTCCGCCGCGTCGTGACGCTTCCTGCGCGCGAGCTCGCCTTCGAGACGCTCGTGCGGGACTCCCTCGAGCCGATGATGCGCGGCGATGCGCGTGAGCGCGTGACGTGCGATCAGCGCGAGCGCGCCCGACGCATCCTCGGACTTCGCGAAGAGATTCCCCACTGCGCCCACCAGGCTCGCAGTCGTCGCGGGCGAGGGCTCGACGTCGCGCCGCGTGCCGCCGAAGCGCGCGCTCGCGCGCCACAGGAAGAAGAGCACCACGACGAGCAGCTGCAGCGCGAGCGGCATCATGCCGATCTCCGCGACCCAGCGCATGAACGAGCGCGGTGCGCCGACGCCGAGGTGGTACTCGTCGAAGTACACCGGGCCCTCGTGTGACGCGAGAAGGCGCGCGAAGAGCGCCGCGCCGCCCGTGCTCGCGAGATCGCGGTTCTGCAGCGCGCTCGCCGACGCGAGCGCGATCACGGTGCCCCGCCCGCGCGAGAGCGCGACGCCGGCGATGCGCTCCTCGATGCGCAGCAGCACGGTCGCGCTCGCAGGATCGTCGACGTGCACCGACGCCGCGCGGCGCAGCCCGACGGACGGCATCCCGAGCAGCGATCCACCGACCGCACGCGCCGAGACGATCGGCGGAGGTGCGTCCTCCGGTGCGAGCTCGTCCGCCGCGCGCCCCGGATCGCGCGCGATGCGACCGGTCACGTCGCGCACCTCTTCGTCGTCCTCGTCTTCGCTCGCGCGCTCCCACGCGCGCACGATCATCCCGAACGCTCCGGTGCGTCCGAGACACGCTTCGCCCGAGGGGCCGCTCAGCGCGACCCCGAGCTCGCGCGGCAAGTAGTCGTTCGCGCCCGCGACGACGAGCGTCCCGCCGGCCTCGATCCAGCGCACGAGCCGCTCGCGCTCCGGCCGCGACACAGCGCGCGCACCGAAGTGATCGCAGCCCCCGAGCGCGACCAACATCCCTCCGTCGGGCAGCGCGCCGAGATCTTCCGACCATCGACGCACCGGCACGCCGCGCTCGTGCGCGAACAGATAGAGCCCGCGCGCGCCATCGGGCCCCGCGCCGTGCGTCGAGTACGAGAGCGCCCAGCGCCCGCGGTCCGCGACGCGCGCGCACACGAGCCCGCTCGCGCCGAGGCCGATCACGATCGCGAGCGCGACCCCGATGCGACGCAGCGCGACGCTCACGCCGGCCCTCCGCGCGCCTGCGCGACGATGCGCTCGGCGAGCTCGCGACACGCGCGATAGTCGTGCTCGCTGGCGGGCTCGCGCCCGTACCACGTGCGATCGAAGCGTCGCGTGAAGTCGCGGAAGTCCACGCGCGCATCGCCCTCCGGCATCTGCCGCAGGTACTGTCCGTTCGTGAGCGTCTTCTCGAAGCGGATGAGACGGCGCCGATCGAGCGCGACGAGCGTCGCGAGATAGAGCGCGCGCAGAGCCTCGCGATGGCGGCCCTCGGCCGCGAGCCGCGCCGCGTCGTCGACCCACTCGTCGGGCGCACGCTCGCGCGGATCGGCGATCGCGTCGGGCGCGCCCCGCGGCTCGTCGATCACGCGCGGGGCGCGTCGCAGCGGACGCGTCACGTGCAGCAGGACCGCGACGAGGAGCAGCACGACGATCGCCATCGCGAGGAACACGAGCGGTCCGGGCAGCGGGATCTCGGGCGCGCGCGGCGCGGCGGGCGCTTCGATCGGATCGCGATGCCGGAACAGCCACTCGAGGAGGCGCTCGATCAGCTCGCGCACGCCGCGCCCGCGCGCGTCGCCGTGCTCCTGGAACTCGGGGCGCGCGAGGATCGCCTCGGCGTCCTGGCGCGCCCGCACGTCGGCCTCGCTCTCCGGCACGATCTCGGGCTCGGGATCGACCTGCGCCGGCGGTGCGAACCCCGGCGGCAAAGGCGGCGGCGGGAGCGGCTGGGCATCGACCCGCGCTGCGCCGAGCGCGATCACGATCACGATCCCCGCCGCGATGCGCGCGCGACCGGGACGCGAGCGCGCGATCGCGTCGTCGATGGCGATCCGCAGATCGAGCCCCTCTTCGCGCACCCGTGCCTCGACCCACGTCAGCGCGGAGAGCGCGGCGCGCAGCGGCTCGATCGCGACGAGCACGATCATCGCGACCACCACGAGCACGAACGTGTTGCGCACGGAGAGGAACGCATCGAGCGTCGCCACGTCGAGCCCGAGGAACGAGCGCGCGAGCAGCATCCCGACCGCGATCGTCGCGAGCGCGTTCACGTAGAGCCCGAGCGCGCCGACGAGCACGAGCAGCTCCGCGATCATCCCCGCGAAGCGCTGCCCGCTCGAGTCCCCGATCGCTCTGCGCAGCGCCGCGAGCCCGGCCTCCGCACCGCACGCGCTGCGCGCGATCCACGACGGCGCGAGCGCACCACGCACCGCGAAGAGCGGGAGCACCAGCACCACGCCGAGCGGCCCCGCGAGCGCGCCGATCGCGAGCACCCAGCCGCCGATCCAGAGCCCGATCGCAGCCCACCCCGCAGTGCGCGCCACGTCTCGCGCGCGCCCCGCACCGGGTGGGATCGGCGCGTCCGCCCAGAGCCGGCTCACGTGTGCTCGCGCGACGCGCCCGAGCAGCACCGCGCGCGCCCACCACGCGAGCGCCGCCGCCAGCACGAGCACCGGCCGCAATGCGCGCACGCCCTCGACTGCCTCGAGATACCACGACGCGATCACCATCAGCGCGACGCCCGCGCCTCCAACCCACGCACGCAGCGCGAGCGTGAGGCCGCCCGCACGCGCGAGCGCGAACGCGCGATCGAGCCGATCGATCGCACCAGC is a window encoding:
- a CDS encoding DUF4129 domain-containing protein; amino-acid sequence: MSQRETSWRRDLSPAGAIDRLDRAFALARAGGLTLALRAWVGGAGVALMVIASWYLEAVEGVRALRPVLVLAAALAWWARAVLLGRVARAHVSRLWADAPIPPGAGRARDVARTAGWAAIGLWIGGWVLAIGALAGPLGVVLVLPLFAVRGALAPSWIARSACGAEAGLAALRRAIGDSSGQRFAGMIAELLVLVGALGLYVNALATIAVGMLLARSFLGLDVATLDAFLSVRNTFVLVVVAMIVLVAIEPLRAALSALTWVEARVREEGLDLRIAIDDAIARSRPGRARIAAGIVIVIALGAARVDAQPLPPPPLPPGFAPPAQVDPEPEIVPESEADVRARQDAEAILARPEFQEHGDARGRGVRELIERLLEWLFRHRDPIEAPAAPRAPEIPLPGPLVFLAMAIVVLLLVAVLLHVTRPLRRAPRVIDEPRGAPDAIADPRERAPDEWVDDAARLAAEGRHREALRALYLATLVALDRRRLIRFEKTLTNGQYLRQMPEGDARVDFRDFTRRFDRTWYGREPASEHDYRACRELAERIVAQARGGPA
- a CDS encoding DUF4350 domain-containing protein, which gives rise to MSVALRRIGVALAIVIGLGASGLVCARVADRGRWALSYSTHGAGPDGARGLYLFAHERGVPVRRWSEDLGALPDGGMLVALGGCDHFGARAVSRPERERLVRWIEAGGTLVVAGANDYLPRELGVALSGPSGEACLGRTGAFGMIVRAWERASEDEDDEEVRDVTGRIARDPGRAADELAPEDAPPPIVSARAVGGSLLGMPSVGLRRAASVHVDDPASATVLLRIEERIAGVALSRGRGTVIALASASALQNRDLASTGGAALFARLLASHEGPVYFDEYHLGVGAPRSFMRWVAEIGMMPLALQLLVVVLFFLWRASARFGGTRRDVEPSPATTASLVGAVGNLFAKSEDASGALALIARHALTRIAAHHRLEGVPHERLEGELARRKRHDAADAVRRIMSKHGGTIDLARRTREIDAEVARATRERV